ACGATCTGGATCAACAGTTGCTCATTTCGGGTTATTTAGTGATTTCTATGTTATTAAAATTAATAAATATTATTAAAAACTAACCGCACTTTTTCTTGATCTTTTACGCCTACAGAGCTTTCCACTCCCGAATTAAGATCCAAGCCTAAGCAATTTTGTTGAATGGCTTGTTTCACATTGTTTGGCGAGATGCCTCCAGCTAAAATAATCTTGTGCTTAAGATGTTCGGGAATTAATGACCAATCAAAGGTTTTTCCTGTGCCACCTTGCTGGTTGGCTGTTTGGCTGTCAAAAATATAACGATCCACATTCAAATCATCAGTAAAATCGACCGCACTTTGGGTTTCAGTATTGACAGAAATCGCTTTCCAGATTTGCGTGTTTTTTGGTAGCTGCTGACGAAGTGCGGTAATAAATGCCTCATTTTCTGCACCATGTAATTGCACCGCATAAAGCTGTAACTGGTTGGCTATTTTTACGATAAAGTCAATTTCTTGATTCTGAAAAACACCAACAAATCGAAGTGGAGCAGCGGTTACTAATTCTTGCGCTTGACGTAAACTCACACAACGTTTTGAATGTTCTACGAAGATTAATCCGCCGTAAAGTGAGCCGTTTTCGTAAACGATTTTGACATCTTGCGCGCGTGTTAAACCACATACTTTATTTTCTCCAAAAATCACTGAGCGAACCGCATTATTCAAATCTTGGTTGCCCATTAAGCTGCTCCCAATTAAGAAACCATGTGCCACTTTTTGTAATTGATGAATTTGCTTGTGATTGTAAATGCCTGATTCGCTAATAATACGTACATCAGCAGGGATACGATCTGAGAATTTTTCAGTGAGTTCAACAACACGATTTAAATCCACAGTTAAATCGTGCAAGTTACGATTATTGACACCAATAATTTTCGCACCAAGCGCAAGGGCGCGTTCAAATTCTTGTTCATTGCTGGTTTCTGTCAATACTCCCATGCCAAGAGAATGTGCAAGATCTGCCAGCACACGATAAGTTTCATCATTTACCACGGAAAGCATTAATAAAATCGCATCAGCTTGATAGTAGCGAGCAAGGTAAACCTGATATTCGCTGATCATAAAATCTTTGCAAAGAACAGGTTGGTTCACGATATCGCGAACTAAAGGCAA
The Haemophilus influenzae DNA segment above includes these coding regions:
- the trpCF gene encoding bifunctional indole-3-glycerol-phosphate synthase TrpC/phosphoribosylanthranilate isomerase TrpF — protein: MITQDFTKPIDSATVLQKIVLDKVQWVKAKEKEFPLSQFKQNIQKSDRSFYDALAKGTHQKPAYILECKKASPSKGLIRAEFNLEEIANVYKHYASAVSVLTDEKYFQGNFEFLPLVRDIVNQPVLCKDFMISEYQVYLARYYQADAILLMLSVVNDETYRVLADLAHSLGMGVLTETSNEQEFERALALGAKIIGVNNRNLHDLTVDLNRVVELTEKFSDRIPADVRIISESGIYNHKQIHQLQKVAHGFLIGSSLMGNQDLNNAVRSVIFGENKVCGLTRAQDVKIVYENGSLYGGLIFVEHSKRCVSLRQAQELVTAAPLRFVGVFQNQEIDFIVKIANQLQLYAVQLHGAENEAFITALRQQLPKNTQIWKAISVNTETQSAVDFTDDLNVDRYIFDSQTANQQGGTGKTFDWSLIPEHLKHKIILAGGISPNNVKQAIQQNCLGLDLNSGVESSVGVKDQEKVRLVFNNIY